The following nucleotide sequence is from Paracrocinitomix mangrovi.
TCGCCAAACTCCGTTCTGATATCCTGATAAGCCATTTTCATTGTTGTATCAGTAATAAAATAATACAAGTAAGTTCCTACCGAATCATCATAAGGAGAACCTGCTCTTAACACATCAAAAACATAAAACTCATAAAGTTCTTGTCCTTTTTCAACTAACTGTTTATTGGCTGCATCCATCTCTGATACTGACTTACAGTTGAACATCTCATCTTCAAAGTGTTCAAATTGCATTTCAAATTCAACATCTGATACATCCACGTCCAACCTATCAGACGAACAGGCCGTTATGAAAAATATTAATATTATTAGAAGGTTTTTGCGACTAAGCATTCCTGATATTTTACTATTATTGTGTGTACAAACTTAAACAACAAATTATGAAAAAGTTACTTTCACTTTTGTTAATCGGTGGTATTTCGCTTACTTCCAATGCTCAAGACAAAAAATTTCAAATAGGATTAGTTACCGGAGGTGTGGTAACATGGGTTAAAACTCAAACTTCAGAGATAGAAAGAAATGGAATTGGTGGTGGTTTTACCGTTGGATTAGGAGGTAACTACTTGTTCAATAAGAATGTTGGATTGGCATCAGGTGTTCAATTTGACATTGAAAATTTCAAAATTAATTATGGTGACGCCGTTACAGGAACAACTCCTTCAGGAAATGTTTTTTACGGATTTGATGATACCGACATTAAAAAATACGACAAGAACTCAAATATGATTGAAGATCTAACAGATACTTCAAATGTTTTAGAGTTGATGACTAGAAAATTTCGTGCTAAATATGTGACAGTTCCTATTTTCTTAAAGTTTCAAACTGATAAAATTGGACAGTTTATTTACTACGGTAAATTTGGTTTAAGATCATCTTTCCTTGCAGGAGTAAGAATGGATGATGAAGGATACGCAGCTGCGTATGATCCAGGAACAGATCAGTTTGTTAGAACATCTGCTTCAACTAACACATTAAACACCAACATGAAACCGGTTACTGTTTTAAAAGGATTAACGCCTGTTAGGTTAGGAATTGGGATTTATGGTGGAGCTGAATGGAACTTTACTGGAAGCACATATTTATATTTTGAAGCTGGATTCAATTATGGTGTAACACCTTCAATGCAAATTGAATCAAGTCATCTTGTTAATCAAGTTGATGATGGTGCAGGAACGGTAACCAGAGAAGCTTTAGATATTCAAAACAACCCTCAACACTTATTAGAATTTAACGTTGGGATCTTGTTTTAATGAACAATCCACTTGTAATTGAACATATAGTCAAATGGCTTAAAGACTATGCTGTTGGAGCTAGAAGCCAGGGCTTTGTTATTGGAATAAGTGGCGGAATTGATTCTGCTGTTACCTCTACACTTTGTGCAAAAACAGGATTAAAAGTGATTTGTCTTGAAATGGGAATTCACCAAAATCCAGCAGAAGTAAACAGAGGAATGGAGCACATTGAATGGTTAGAAAATAACTTTTCCAATGTTACTCATCAAAGAATCAACCTAACAAAAACATTTGAAGCCTTGCGTGATGTATTAGATGATCAATCTAAATACCATGATCTTTCAATGGCCAATACCAGAGCTAGAATAAGAATGACAACTTTATATGCCGTAGCTCAGGCAAATGGATGTTTAGTGGCAGGAACCGGTAATAAAGTAGAAGATTTTGGTGTTGGATTTTATACCAAGTACGGTGATGGTGGAGTTGACTTAAGTCCGATTGCTGATTTATACAAAACTGAAGTTTACGCATTGGCCAAAGAAATGGGTGTAGTTGAATCAATTCAAAAGGCCAAACCAACTGACGGTTTATGGAAAGATGAGCGCACAGACGAAGGCCAATTAGGAGCTACTTACCCTGAATTGGAGTGGGCCATGGAGTATAAAGGAGATGGATCTGATTTAACTGACAGACAAAAAGAAGTTCTTAAAATATTTGACTCTTTTCACATGGCAAACAAGCACAAAATGGTGCCAATTCCCGTTTGTCTGATTCCTGACAATTTGAAATAATTAATAATTCTTTAATTATTAAATCCAGAGATATCAGCCTTTTCAAACAAGGCTTAATATTCTCTTATTGCAAATTAAATTTCTAGTTAAAAGAAAATTTACCTGAGTTTATTTCTGCTTAAATTTCATAATATATGATTTAAAAAATGATATTCTTTTCATGACAAATCCGTAATCGATTTAGGGAAGAGGCAGATGTAATTTTGTGGCATAAATCACAATCTAAAAAAGTCTCTAACATGAAAAGAGTTTTATTCTCATTGTCCCTATTGTTTGCAGGGTTATCAGCAAACGCTCAACTTGGATTCAACCCTCATATTAATTGGGTAGAGGAAGTTGATACTGTTTACGTGCCTTCTTCAATTATCAAGAAGCAAGTAATTTTTATTGGTGGTGTAGACGAAGTTCAAACCACATCTACTTATGGAAATGCTGCAGGATCATTCCCTGCTAAACAATGGCATGACTTTATTGGCTTTACTGCTGACGCTGGATCTTCAGATTTAGGGTGGTTATCTGTAAATCACGAAATGATTTTGGCTGACGATCACATTGGTGATGGTGGAGGAATGACTGTATTTAAAATTAAAAGAGATGCTAATACAGATACAATCATTGTTGTTGAACAAACTTTAACGGACGGAAGAACAGGTTACTTTTTCAATGTTGACTTTGTTAACCACGTTGGAGAAACAGGAATGAACTGTGGAGGAATCCAATCAGAAGCTGATGGAAGAATTTGGACAGCCGAAGAATGGTGGCAATCTTCAAATGCAGGAATGCACGATTCAGGAAATGGTTTAACTGATACTTCAGATTTTACAATATCTTCTGACATCACAGTTGCAAATGGACAAACTGTTCAAAAATTTCAAAATTTCAACTACATGGTTGAAATTGATCCAAAAGAAGCAGTAGCTATTAGAAAACAATACAACTGGGGTAGACAACCATTTGAAGGTGGAGTTGTAATGCCTGACAACAAAACAGTTTACTTAGGAGCTGATGATACTCCGGGTATGTTTACAAAATTCGTTGCAGACAATGCAGGAGATTTCACTTCAGGAACTACTTATTTCTACAAAGCTGATGCTCCTGGAAAATGGGTAGAAATTGACAACACTGTTTGGGATAACATGTTAAACTTTAAAGATACAGCTATTGCTTACGGAGCAACAATGTTTAACAGATTGGAATGGGTAGCTTATAACCCACATGACGGAAACGTATATTTCACTGAAACTGGTCGTGATAACCCGGCATCAAAATGGAATGACGAATTAGCTGATGGTGGAGTATTTGCTCAACACCATATTGATAGAGCAAACAACATGTTTGCTTCAGGACCGGATGATGCTGATTATGTAGATTATTACGGAAGAATCTTGAAATTAGACGTTACTACTAATGAAATCACATCATTTTTTGAAGGTGGACCAAATTATGGTGGAGACGTACCTTCTGCTGCATATCCTGAAACTCACTTATCAAACCCTGATGGTTTAGGATTCATTACAATTGGTGATATAACTTATATGTTAATTTGCGAAGATTTGAATGGAACTTCTAACGGTAGAATGCCACAAGGAGTATCTAACAAAACTTGCGAATTATTTATGTTGGACATGACTATCAGTGATCCTTCATTTGAAGATTTAATTAGAATTGCTGAAGTACCAACCGGAGCTGAAATTACCGGAGTAAAAGGAACACCTGATGGAAAAACTATCTTCTTTAACTCACAGCATCCAAATGCAGCCAATCCTTATCCTTACAACAACTCTTGTACAATTGCCTTAACAGGATTTGACGGAGGATTTACTTCAACACCTGAAATTGATTACACAACTGAAGAGTTGAAATTATATCCTAACCCAACTGCAGATTTTGTTTACATGAATAAAAAGACTGATGTTGGTATTTACGATATCAATGGAGACTTAATCAAAGTTTACCGAAACGTAGATAAAATTCACGTTGCAAACTTACCTGCCGGAATTTACTTGGTACAAACTGCCGAGGGACAAACTAAAAAATTGATCAAACAATAAATTGTCTTACAACCCTAATTTACCCGCCCTTTTTCCAAGGGCGGGTTTTTCAATTTAAATACCAATTAAAAATGAAAAACCTTTTCCTTTTGTTCGTTATAGTTATTTCATGTAATGCCAAGGCTAAAAACAATAACTCAACAACCGTTGAAATAAAAAAAATATTCAGCACGCATTATGATCAATTACTAATTGAATTAGATCTGCTAAAATCGATAGTGCAAACAGAGAATTTTCAGGTGGAAAAGGTGAAATCTCAGTTTTTCAAAACGCGAATTGCCTATAAAAATACTGAAGCACTTTTTGAATACTTTGATCGTCAATTTGTGAAAGATCACATCAACGGAGCTCCACTTCCATCTTTAGAGAGAAAAGCAACCAGTATTGAAAGTATTATTGAACCTACAGGATTTCAAACATTGGAGGAAGCTATTGTTGAAAATGATCGTGAAGCAATCGTTCATTTGGTGGATAGACTTCATCATCATGGACATGAATTTAAACAATATATCCAGCCCATCAATTTAACAGACAGAATGGTATTTGAGGCCATGCGTGAAGAACTTGTTAGAATTACCGCTTTAGGCATTACAGGCTTTGACACTCCTAGCAGTGAAAATACCATCAATGAAAACAAAACTGCCTGGAAATCAATCTCAGAACTGCTTGAAGTTTATTATCCCTACATACCTTCTGATACACAAAATGAATACAACACCATCTTTAAAAATGGAAACCAACATTTTGAGAACGCAAACTTTGACAATTTTGACAGATTCGCTTTCATTGCAAATTGTTTAGACCCTGTATATGGTAAATTATTGGAGACGCAAAAACAACTTTACATTGAAACAAAAGACTTAGTATATGACAATGAATTCAGTGTTAATTACTTATCTAAAAGCATTTTTGATACAGATTTCCTAAACTACAAATACTACTCTTCCTATTCAAATTCAGGGAACGAAAAACAACGTCAGGAATTAGGCAAGATTTTATTCTTTGATCCTATTTTATCCCAAAATAATGAAAGAGCTTGTGCATCTTGTCATGATCCTAAAATGGCTTTCACTGATGGAGCTAAAAAATCTATGGCATTTGATGGTGAAGGTACAGTTGATAGAAATGCACCTACACTTATCAATTCAGTTTTCAATACGCGATTTTTTTGGGATGCCCGAGCATCAACTCCAGAAGAACAAGCTGAACATGTAATCTTTAGTCCAAAAGAATTCAATACAAATTATCAAGAGATTGCTGACAAAATAATGTCTAGCGAAGAATACATTCAATTGTTCAATGAAGCGTATCCCAACATTAAAAAAGTAAACAAATACACTATAGTTGCAAGTCTGGCTGCATATGTTCAATCATTAAAATCATTTGATTCAGCTTTTGATAAAATGATGCGCTTGGAAAAAGTAGAAAATCAAGCCGAAATTGTAGCGGGTTTTAATCTTTTCTCAGGAAAAGCAGCCTGCGCAACTTGTCATTTCATTCCAACATTTGCGGGCAATGTACCTCCATTATATGTAGACACAGAGACTGAAGTAGTGGGAATTCCAACTTCCAATATTAAATCAAAAGCTGAATTGGATAATGACATGGGAAGATACAACAATGGACGACCTAGAGAAAGAGCGTACTTTAACAAATTCTCATTCAAAACACCCACCTTACGAAACATAGCTGTTACAGGACCTTACATGCACAATGGCGTATTTGAAACGCTAGAAGAAGTGGTAGATTTTTATGATGTTGGTGGTGGACATGGATGGGGAATAGCTCCTGAAAACACTACTCTACCCTCAGATTCACTCAACTTAAGCAAAGAAGAAAAGACAGCATTGATAGTTTTCATGCAATCACTAACAGATTTTGAATCATTTTTAGAAATTCCTGAAAGTCTGCCAAAATCATCTAATGCTGAATTGAATAAAAGACCTATAGGAGGAGCTTATTAATTTTCTACTTTAGTAAAATGCTCAAGCTGTTAACACTAGCTATTTTACTTGGTCTGATCTCAAAAACTTCCTATTCACAATATGAATTAAAGCCTTATTGTGATATATATGTTTCTTTAAATGGAACTGATTATGACCCCGATATTCCTTTTGCCCCAAATAAAAAAAAGGCAGATCCTTTTATCGTGATTAAAAGAAATGGAGAAGTTTTTGTTCAATCAAGCGTAGATGAAAATTCTACTACTTTTTATTTCAAATTTCAAGATTCCACTTTCAATGAAACGGATACAATCAGTTTCATTTTGTATGATGACGACATGGTATTCAACGATCATATATTAACCTTTTCATTGATATGGGGAGAGTTTTTGAAGGAAAGCAAATTCGAATATGTAACAAGTTATAAAAATGAAGTAGCTAGGCTTAAAAAAATCTATCCTGTCACTGTAATGTTGAAATCCGTGAATTTTGATCCGACCAAGGAATTTGTTGACAAAAAAATACTTCGGAAAATTAAAAAACATGGAATCTATTGGACCATAAATAGAAATATTAATGGTGAAATAGTAAAGTTCGAAAAACTGACAACTTACAAATGGAATTGTGAAGGACTACCAACAATTCAAAAATATCCGCACAAAAGCATCAACTTTGATGTATACTACAAACCCGACAAATACTGGTCAAAATTCAAAATCCCATACAACGAGATGTCTTTGTATAAAACCGAACACACTATAAAAACCAAAATTGGAACCTTTACGGTGAATTTGGAAATAATTAAAGGAAACAAATAACGGTTCGTGATACATTTCTTACCATTCCCAAATTGAATACTGTTGTTCGTGAAACGGGGCTTTCTTAACAATTTAATTTCATTAGTTTTTGGTAATTTGGTCGGATGCGTTTCTGGGTATTTATCATATCGTTACTTCCCTATTATCTAATTGGTCAACAGCCCAGTCATTATCGCATTGGAGAAGATCAATTTTCAGGAATTGATATATATGATCTGTATCAAGATAAGAATGACTACATATGGATAAGCTCAAATGATGGTTTGTACAGTTATGATGGCTATCAATTCACAAAGTTTGCGAATACGCAAATGAAGAATCGTTCGCTATTCAATATAGTTGAGGACAAAAACGGAGCAATATATTGTAATAACTTATATGGTCAAATTTTCAAAGTAGTTGAGGATTCTTTAAAATTAATTTACACTGTTCCAGATTCCCTCAAATATGAGAATGTATATTACAATATTGATGATCAGAACAATATTGTTTTTGCTTCAAATGGTGTCTATCGTGTAGAAAATAATGAACCTGTATTTTTAAAATCAAACAACAAATTTGCCTGTCACATACCAAAATCATCTGATGGGGAACTTGCCATTTACAGTGGTCATGACCAGAAGATTTATTATTTAAAAAATGGAGAAATAAGGCTCAAACCGCAATCTGAAATTCCTCTTGAAAGCATTTTCAACTCTTTATACATATACCTTGATATAAAATATGGAAATGAATATTTTCATGAACACCGCTCTACCAACTTATTCAGATTCCAAAATAACCAATGGGAACAAATAATTAACGAAGAAGAAAATACCGAATACAATACTTTAAAATGGATTTTTTTAAAAAATTGTATTCTAAGAGCAAGTTTCAATGGTGGAGCTAATGCATTTGACTTGAACGGAAATCCATTGTTTGATGGGAATTTAATATTTCCAAATTTTCAATTGTCTTGTGGCTTTGTTGATAGAGAAGGAAATATTTGGTTAGGTACACTTGGTAAAGGAATGATTATAGTTCCAAACTTAAACATCATTGATTTTAAAAACCACCCTTTATTGAGAGATGATGATTTGCTTAGTATTACCTCAGATGAAAATGGCAACATTTACGTAGGTGGCTTCAGTGGAAATGTATATCAATTTAAGGAAAACCAAGTTCAAACTTTGGTAACTAACAATTTTAGAGTAGAATTTCTCCAATACGTCAATGCCAATGATCATCTTTTACTTGGTCAAAATAAGTATGACCTATCCAAAGATGAAATTGTAAGCAACCGAATCTCAAGTGTAAAAGGATGTGCCCAAATTGGCCCGACAGAATTCTTGATGGCAACAAATGTTAATCTTAAGTATTTAAGTATTGCTTCAAACCCCTTTTTAAATGCAGAAATAAGCCAATTTAAAAATTTAGGCCAGGACCCTAGTAAATTATATGAATTTAATCTTGGTAGATGTACTACTGTTGCTTATGACAAGGATAAAAATGAAATTTGGGCAGGCACAAGTAGTGGCGTCAAGCTGATAAAAACAGACACAATAATTTCTATTAACAAAAATGAAGAACCTATTGCAGCCATCAATATAGAATTAAGCGATAAACAAGTTTGGATAGCCACCCCAAATAACGGGATATTGATTTTTGAAAATTACCGGGTAGTAGATGAGTTGAATGATAAGAATGGATTACTTTCAAATGAGATAATTACCATGAAGAAAAATGATGATCTGATGCTTATTGCAACAAAAAAGGGTCTGGTCATTAGGAATTTAAAGAATCATGAGACAAGTTACATGACAATAATGCAAGGATTAAATTCCAATAGAATTCTTGATCTGGAATTGGTGGGAGATAAATTATGGTTGATAAATGGAGAGACAATTCAAATAATTGGTTTAAAAGACATTTTAAACAACAACACTAAACCACAGATTGAAATAAGATCTATTAAGGTGAATGATGAGGAAATTGATCCGTCAAAAAGTGAATTTGACTACAACGAAGATCAGTTTGAATTTCATTTTGTATCTATTGCTTTTAGACATAGAGGCACTATGACTTATCAATATCGATTAGAAGGTGTAGATGAAAATTGGCAAACCACGAACTATCTAAACAACTCAATTAGATATACTTCAATTCCTCCGGGAGAGTACGCTTTTACAGTTAAATCTGTAAACACGGATGGGATATCTTCCAATCCGGTTGAATACAAGTTTAAAATTGCTGCTCCTTTTTGGTCAACCTGGTGGTTTTATAGCTTATGTATTATAGGAGTAATATTAATCATTGCAGGATACTTTCTTATAAGATTGTCAATTGTAAAAAAACGTCTGCAACTGGAAAAGCAGTTAAAAGCATCAGAAGTAACAGCTATAAAAGCACAAATGAATCCGCACTTTGTATTTAACGCCCTAAACTCAGTGCAGGATTTAATTATGCAAAATGACATCCGAGAATCAAATATTTACTTAGGTAAGTTTGCAGATCTGATGCGCAAAACTTTGGATTATTCAGGAAAGGATAAAATTTCATTAAGAGAAGAGATTAATCTTTTAAAACTTTACTTAGACCTTGAAAAGCTGAGGTTTGGTGAAGATTTTATATTTGAATTATCTGAAAATTTAGGTCAAAATGATGCGGACGAAATTATGATCCCTCCAATGTTACTGCAACCGTATATTGAAAATGCAATAAAACATGGTCTTTTACACAAAGAGGGAGATAAAAGATTATCTATTAATTTCTCAGTAAACAACTCGCATCTAATTTGTGTAATCACAGATAACGGAATTGGAAGAAAAAAATCATCCGAAATTAAAGATCGTCAATCTTACGTACACAATTCTTTTGCTTCAGAGGCTATTCAAAAAAGGTTGGATTTAGTCAATACATTTGAAGATCAAAAAATCACTTTAGAAATTTCTGACATTGATACAGAAGGTACGGGAACTAAAGTAGTTGTGAAATTCCCAATATAATTTAAGAAGTAGCAAATACAGTTCATGAACTCAAGTCTGCAGTTCATGGATTTGGTATTGTAATAATCTTTCTAGCGATTCAAATTTGTCTCAGAATTAATTATCCCTCCGGGTTTTAAAACATTTTAAATCTGGAGCTATCAATCGAAAAAAGAAACTAATTATGAACAAGTTAATATTATCAGCAGGACTAATATTGAGTACACTTAGTCTAAAAGCACAGGAAACACTTTATTACTTCGCAAAACCGGTAAATGTTTGTGACAATGGACAAATAACTGGTCTTTCAAAAAAAATAACATTAAAAAGAGATGGTGGAAATGCAACCATTCAATTAACAAGCATTGATTGCAATAAATCTATCGAAACAATGAGTCTTGGGAAAGTAGAGGGAAAAGGAGATGCCTTTTTTTCCAAAAAAGACAAACAGGGAGTTATTGTTGAAAATGAAACGTTATACTATGTTGTTGAAAAAGATGGAAAGTACAACATTGTTGTAGGTGCGCATACAGATAAAAAAACAGCAAAAACTATTGATGCAAGTGCAGGTCAAAGCACATATGAAGCTTCTCTGAACAAATTCTCAAGCATGATAGGCTCTAAGGAGAGTGAGGCTGCAAATGCAGCTAAAATGGCTAAAGTTGTAGCTTTAAACGACGCTAAATACTCCGATAAATATGGTGTTTCTGGAATGTATTTTTTCTCTGATCTAATTGGATACGGAAAATCTACTTCAGGTTCAAGAGGAGGACCTAAAGATTATGAGCACTATGCAAAAGGAGCCAATTTAGAATTTAAGGAATCTGATAACGAAAAATACAAGTCAACTCTATTTGTTCATTACGGAGATGGTAAAAAAATTGAAGGTTATATGAATAACACCAATGAAGTAAGAGAAGGTAAAATGACCGTTATGGATGCCAATTTTGAATTCGGTCAAACTGAATTACCTTTCAGATACGCTACAATGATAGAGAAGGATCTATTTTTAATTAGAGCAGAAGGATATGACTATTATGCTCAAGAAGGTTCTGGTCTCGATTGTTCTCAAATTGTTAGCTGGAAAGATGGAAAAACTAATGTTTTCTTAATGGGAAAAAACAAACAAAGAATTGATGAACTAAAAAATGATCCCGATCAATTGATAAAAGTGATTCAAGAATCCATCACTAAAAGTTGCAATGCTAGAAGAAATGCTGAAAAACAAGCTTTACCTAGACAAGGAATGGTAAGCAGTTCTATTAAATCAAAAGCTACACAAGCTGCTAAAGATTTGGCTGCTCAATACAAATGGAAAAGTAGAATTGTACAGTATTGTTATATCACAGGTAAAGAGTGGAGTACTTTGAGAAATAGAAATACAGGAGTTATTACCGGAAGAGAAATTGCCGGAGTAATGGTAACTAAAACTCCTGATGGATTATGCGAATTCTCAAATATCATAATTGGACAGAGATACGACGGATCTAACTACGGGAACACTTATATCGGCGGAGCTACAGGAATTAGAATCCCTACTGATTGTTCAGGTTCAACAAAGTATAAGTAATCTAATCGAGAAATTTCTCAAAGTATTTAACCTTGAACTTACTGATTAAACCCTAGGAAAAGAGGAGGTTGTTATTTTTAACGCCTCCTTTTTTTGAACTAGTTTAAATTCATACCAACTGAAAATTTATTATTCTTTCTTGTTTTAATAAATGTCCATTTTTAAATAACTTTAATCCATGTCTAAAATCAAGGCGATCATCATTGACGACGAAGAGCGAGCGAGACGCGTATTAAAAAATATGCTGAACGAATTCTGCAAAGATGTGGAGGTTATTGATTCTTCCTCCAATGTTCCGGATGGTGTTTTAGCCATCAATAATCTTAAGCCTGATGTCGTTTTTTTAGATATTGAAATGCCTAATTACTCTGGATTTGAATTGCTAGGATTTTTCAGAGATGTGGATTTTGAGATTGTTTTTGTTACAGCTTACAGCCAATATGCCATTCAGGCTTTTGAAGTGTCGGCGGTAGATTATTTATTGAAACCTGTTCAGGTAGAGCAATTAGAAAATGCCATTCAAAAAGTAAAAGACAAAATCAACATTTCCAGCATGCAGGATAGGCTGGACACATTGAAGGTTAACTTATCAGGAAGCCAAATTCAAAAAATAGCTGTTCCCGTTTCTGATGGATTGGTATTTGTAAAAACAGAAGACATTTCACACATCAATGCAGATGGTTCCTATTCTAAAATATATCTGGCAGATGGAACCGATATGCTGGTTAGTAAAAAATTAAAGTATTTTGAGGAAATGCTAGAAGGAAAAGGCAACTTTTACCGCGTTCACAGGTCACACCTGGTAAATCTTTCTTTCGTCAGAAAATACAATCGTCATCAAGGACAAGTAGAATTGGAAAACGATCACAAAGTAAATGTATCCAGAGAAGGTAAATCAGCTTTTGAAGATACCTTGGCAGAATTTCATGGTTAATTCCCCTCAGGAGCCAATCTTAAAACAATTCCATCAATCTCATCATTGATGTGAATTTGGCATCCTAATCTTGAATTGTCTTTTACAAAAAAGGCTTCATCCAACATATCCAACTCAGCATCTGATTGCTCCGGTAATTCGTGATCTGATTCCAAATAGCATTGACAAG
It contains:
- a CDS encoding LytR/AlgR family response regulator transcription factor, whose protein sequence is MSKIKAIIIDDEERARRVLKNMLNEFCKDVEVIDSSSNVPDGVLAINNLKPDVVFLDIEMPNYSGFELLGFFRDVDFEIVFVTAYSQYAIQAFEVSAVDYLLKPVQVEQLENAIQKVKDKINISSMQDRLDTLKVNLSGSQIQKIAVPVSDGLVFVKTEDISHINADGSYSKIYLADGTDMLVSKKLKYFEEMLEGKGNFYRVHRSHLVNLSFVRKYNRHQGQVELENDHKVNVSREGKSAFEDTLAEFHG
- a CDS encoding 2Fe-2S iron-sulfur cluster-binding protein; protein product: MADNMITIHIIDREGVTHDLEAPTDMNMNVMEVCKSYELPVEGRCGGMAMCATCQCYLESDHELPEQSDAELDMLDEAFFVKDNSRLGCQIHINDEIDGIVLRLAPEGN
- a CDS encoding cytochrome-c peroxidase, with the translated sequence MKNLFLLFVIVISCNAKAKNNNSTTVEIKKIFSTHYDQLLIELDLLKSIVQTENFQVEKVKSQFFKTRIAYKNTEALFEYFDRQFVKDHINGAPLPSLERKATSIESIIEPTGFQTLEEAIVENDREAIVHLVDRLHHHGHEFKQYIQPINLTDRMVFEAMREELVRITALGITGFDTPSSENTINENKTAWKSISELLEVYYPYIPSDTQNEYNTIFKNGNQHFENANFDNFDRFAFIANCLDPVYGKLLETQKQLYIETKDLVYDNEFSVNYLSKSIFDTDFLNYKYYSSYSNSGNEKQRQELGKILFFDPILSQNNERACASCHDPKMAFTDGAKKSMAFDGEGTVDRNAPTLINSVFNTRFFWDARASTPEEQAEHVIFSPKEFNTNYQEIADKIMSSEEYIQLFNEAYPNIKKVNKYTIVASLAAYVQSLKSFDSAFDKMMRLEKVENQAEIVAGFNLFSGKAACATCHFIPTFAGNVPPLYVDTETEVVGIPTSNIKSKAELDNDMGRYNNGRPRERAYFNKFSFKTPTLRNIAVTGPYMHNGVFETLEEVVDFYDVGGGHGWGIAPENTTLPSDSLNLSKEEKTALIVFMQSLTDFESFLEIPESLPKSSNAELNKRPIGGAY
- a CDS encoding alkaline phosphatase PhoX, which gives rise to MKRVLFSLSLLFAGLSANAQLGFNPHINWVEEVDTVYVPSSIIKKQVIFIGGVDEVQTTSTYGNAAGSFPAKQWHDFIGFTADAGSSDLGWLSVNHEMILADDHIGDGGGMTVFKIKRDANTDTIIVVEQTLTDGRTGYFFNVDFVNHVGETGMNCGGIQSEADGRIWTAEEWWQSSNAGMHDSGNGLTDTSDFTISSDITVANGQTVQKFQNFNYMVEIDPKEAVAIRKQYNWGRQPFEGGVVMPDNKTVYLGADDTPGMFTKFVADNAGDFTSGTTYFYKADAPGKWVEIDNTVWDNMLNFKDTAIAYGATMFNRLEWVAYNPHDGNVYFTETGRDNPASKWNDELADGGVFAQHHIDRANNMFASGPDDADYVDYYGRILKLDVTTNEITSFFEGGPNYGGDVPSAAYPETHLSNPDGLGFITIGDITYMLICEDLNGTSNGRMPQGVSNKTCELFMLDMTISDPSFEDLIRIAEVPTGAEITGVKGTPDGKTIFFNSQHPNAANPYPYNNSCTIALTGFDGGFTSTPEIDYTTEELKLYPNPTADFVYMNKKTDVGIYDINGDLIKVYRNVDKIHVANLPAGIYLVQTAEGQTKKLIKQ
- the nadE gene encoding NAD(+) synthase, which codes for MNNPLVIEHIVKWLKDYAVGARSQGFVIGISGGIDSAVTSTLCAKTGLKVICLEMGIHQNPAEVNRGMEHIEWLENNFSNVTHQRINLTKTFEALRDVLDDQSKYHDLSMANTRARIRMTTLYAVAQANGCLVAGTGNKVEDFGVGFYTKYGDGGVDLSPIADLYKTEVYALAKEMGVVESIQKAKPTDGLWKDERTDEGQLGATYPELEWAMEYKGDGSDLTDRQKEVLKIFDSFHMANKHKMVPIPVCLIPDNLK
- a CDS encoding outer membrane beta-barrel protein produces the protein MKKLLSLLLIGGISLTSNAQDKKFQIGLVTGGVVTWVKTQTSEIERNGIGGGFTVGLGGNYLFNKNVGLASGVQFDIENFKINYGDAVTGTTPSGNVFYGFDDTDIKKYDKNSNMIEDLTDTSNVLELMTRKFRAKYVTVPIFLKFQTDKIGQFIYYGKFGLRSSFLAGVRMDDEGYAAAYDPGTDQFVRTSASTNTLNTNMKPVTVLKGLTPVRLGIGIYGGAEWNFTGSTYLYFEAGFNYGVTPSMQIESSHLVNQVDDGAGTVTREALDIQNNPQHLLEFNVGILF
- a CDS encoding sensor histidine kinase, with product MRFWVFIISLLPYYLIGQQPSHYRIGEDQFSGIDIYDLYQDKNDYIWISSNDGLYSYDGYQFTKFANTQMKNRSLFNIVEDKNGAIYCNNLYGQIFKVVEDSLKLIYTVPDSLKYENVYYNIDDQNNIVFASNGVYRVENNEPVFLKSNNKFACHIPKSSDGELAIYSGHDQKIYYLKNGEIRLKPQSEIPLESIFNSLYIYLDIKYGNEYFHEHRSTNLFRFQNNQWEQIINEEENTEYNTLKWIFLKNCILRASFNGGANAFDLNGNPLFDGNLIFPNFQLSCGFVDREGNIWLGTLGKGMIIVPNLNIIDFKNHPLLRDDDLLSITSDENGNIYVGGFSGNVYQFKENQVQTLVTNNFRVEFLQYVNANDHLLLGQNKYDLSKDEIVSNRISSVKGCAQIGPTEFLMATNVNLKYLSIASNPFLNAEISQFKNLGQDPSKLYEFNLGRCTTVAYDKDKNEIWAGTSSGVKLIKTDTIISINKNEEPIAAINIELSDKQVWIATPNNGILIFENYRVVDELNDKNGLLSNEIITMKKNDDLMLIATKKGLVIRNLKNHETSYMTIMQGLNSNRILDLELVGDKLWLINGETIQIIGLKDILNNNTKPQIEIRSIKVNDEEIDPSKSEFDYNEDQFEFHFVSIAFRHRGTMTYQYRLEGVDENWQTTNYLNNSIRYTSIPPGEYAFTVKSVNTDGISSNPVEYKFKIAAPFWSTWWFYSLCIIGVILIIAGYFLIRLSIVKKRLQLEKQLKASEVTAIKAQMNPHFVFNALNSVQDLIMQNDIRESNIYLGKFADLMRKTLDYSGKDKISLREEINLLKLYLDLEKLRFGEDFIFELSENLGQNDADEIMIPPMLLQPYIENAIKHGLLHKEGDKRLSINFSVNNSHLICVITDNGIGRKKSSEIKDRQSYVHNSFASEAIQKRLDLVNTFEDQKITLEISDIDTEGTGTKVVVKFPI